Proteins from a genomic interval of Verrucomicrobiia bacterium:
- the speY gene encoding deoxyhypusine synthase, with amino-acid sequence MKEKRHSRYREDLSDMPDWLKKKKCPHRDRYLSGKRILPKNLTGKESVEYLVDEVFLAYNSARLKEGCQLFVQKMLEPEVTIGMSLSGALTPAGLGCSCIIPLIKAGFVDWIVSTGAILYHDMHFALNFPVRVGSFKLDDTELRQNDIVRIYDVLIGYSDCLMATDEILRSILIQPEFQKEMGTAELHYLLGRYCAEWERKAGLKDVSVLAAAYRAGVPCYTSSPGDSTIGMNVAGVELRGNKLRINPSIDVNETTAFVLAAKRSGGKSGVVLWGGGSPKNFMLQTEPQIQEVLRIKEYGQDYFFQITDARPDTGGLSGATPSEAVSWGKVDPDRLPDAVVCYTDTTIAMPIFTHYALAKHKPRKLRRLYDQRATMVKALTREYFKHNKVKMLDGSEPALD; translated from the coding sequence ATGAAAGAGAAACGTCACAGCCGATATCGTGAGGATTTGAGCGACATGCCGGACTGGCTGAAGAAGAAGAAATGCCCGCATCGGGACCGGTATCTTTCGGGGAAGCGGATTCTGCCGAAGAATCTGACGGGGAAGGAATCGGTGGAGTATCTGGTGGACGAGGTGTTTCTGGCCTACAACTCGGCGCGGTTGAAGGAGGGGTGCCAGTTGTTTGTGCAGAAGATGCTGGAGCCGGAGGTGACGATTGGGATGAGCCTGTCGGGGGCGCTGACGCCGGCGGGGCTGGGGTGTTCGTGCATTATCCCGCTGATCAAGGCGGGGTTTGTGGACTGGATCGTGTCCACGGGGGCGATTTTGTACCACGACATGCATTTTGCGCTGAATTTTCCGGTGCGGGTGGGCAGTTTCAAGCTGGACGACACGGAGCTGCGGCAGAACGACATTGTGCGGATTTATGATGTGCTGATCGGGTACAGCGACTGCCTGATGGCGACGGATGAGATTCTGCGGTCGATCCTCATCCAGCCGGAGTTTCAGAAGGAGATGGGGACGGCGGAGCTGCATTATCTGCTGGGGCGGTATTGCGCGGAGTGGGAGCGGAAGGCGGGGCTGAAGGATGTGTCGGTGCTGGCGGCGGCGTATCGGGCGGGGGTGCCGTGCTACACGTCGTCGCCGGGGGATTCGACGATTGGGATGAATGTGGCGGGGGTGGAGTTGCGGGGCAACAAGCTGCGGATCAATCCCTCGATTGATGTGAACGAGACCACCGCGTTTGTGCTGGCGGCGAAGCGGTCGGGGGGGAAGAGCGGGGTGGTGTTGTGGGGCGGGGGCAGTCCGAAGAACTTCATGTTGCAGACGGAGCCGCAGATTCAGGAGGTGCTGCGGATCAAGGAATACGGGCAGGATTACTTTTTCCAGATCACGGACGCGCGGCCCGACACCGGGGGGCTGTCCGGGGCGACGCCGAGCGAGGCGGTCAGTTGGGGGAAGGTGGATCCGGACCGGCTGCCGGACGCGGTGGTGTGCTACACGGACACGACGATAGCGATGCCGATTTTTACGCATTACGCCCTGGCCAAGCACAAGCCGCGGAAGTTGCGGCGGTTGTATGATCAGCGGGCCACGATGGTGAAGGCGCTGACGCGCGAGTATTTCAAGCACAACAAGGTGAAGATGCTCGACGGGAGCGAGCCGGCGCTGGATTAA
- a CDS encoding YqgE/AlgH family protein — MVSTEDRRVVPKAFKSLKGQLLLDGGKLGGSFFHRTVVLVCQHDAEGAFGLVLNRPTQTKIGEAVVADLPEVLKEQTLYLGGPVQTNALSYLHSDLFLPNASVMPNLNLGHSLDSLIELAQSSSPTQKVKVFAGYAGWSPGQLDEEMRRKAWLTHPASLDLIFTDEPEKLWQTILRAKGPEYRLLSQTPKDLSWNYPPAPASPATATTSSLSTRCPSMSSTSTSYGPARNRSPSTGTRPSCFITHPPTVR, encoded by the coding sequence ATGGTATCTACAGAAGACCGGCGCGTTGTGCCCAAGGCATTCAAATCGCTGAAAGGACAGTTGCTGCTGGACGGCGGCAAGCTGGGGGGCTCTTTCTTTCATCGCACCGTCGTCCTGGTCTGCCAGCACGATGCCGAGGGCGCCTTCGGCCTGGTCTTGAACCGCCCCACCCAGACCAAAATCGGCGAAGCCGTCGTGGCCGACCTGCCCGAGGTGCTCAAAGAACAAACCCTCTACCTCGGCGGCCCCGTCCAGACCAACGCCCTCAGCTATCTGCACTCCGACCTCTTCCTCCCCAACGCCAGCGTCATGCCCAACCTCAACCTGGGCCATTCCCTCGACTCCCTCATCGAGCTTGCCCAGTCCAGCTCCCCCACCCAGAAGGTCAAGGTCTTCGCCGGTTACGCCGGCTGGAGCCCCGGCCAGCTCGATGAAGAAATGCGCCGCAAGGCCTGGCTCACCCACCCCGCCTCCCTCGACCTAATCTTCACCGACGAGCCCGAAAAATTGTGGCAGACCATCCTCCGCGCCAAAGGCCCGGAATACCGCCTCCTCTCCCAAACCCCCAAAGACCTCTCCTGGAATTACCCCCCCGCTCCCGCCTCCCCCGCCACCGCAACCACCAGCAGCTTGTCCACCCGGTGCCCGTCCATGTCCAGCACCTCCACCTCATACGGCCCCGCCCGAAATCGATCGCCTTCCACCGGCACCCGCCCCAGTTGTTTCATCACCCACCCCCCCACCGTCCGGTAA